From one Mycolicibacterium sp. HK-90 genomic stretch:
- a CDS encoding oxygenase MpaB family protein → MNAVSTLRKAAGLPAVAEPLAPAEDYGFFGPDSVTWKVWSYPTSLLIGFSRAVTIEHLDPFLAAAVDATGQVYARTRLRYDRTMQYFALVAFGDARSVLDASEILVKIHSKAIGTEPITKRPFDANDPHSQLWIHLTAWHSILYSYEMYGPGKLSTAEENQYWEECARAAEFQTINPDDVPRTREGIREYFESNRADLVGSEVAQKMMDYLVDLGYHILPERMPRWMRKAFNIPMRAAIIATMPQWMRLLGGIPQRRFADIAARAVVRPFLKVIAANPRLELAALDLTTPHTTPIVGPTLLGIPARNTVTYTPAEARAKWGRSTPFQQYAAIMAKREEGVGPTPYTHNHHDALVQFDKSAS, encoded by the coding sequence ATGAACGCGGTATCCACACTTCGCAAAGCAGCAGGCCTGCCGGCCGTCGCGGAACCTCTGGCACCCGCGGAGGACTACGGCTTCTTCGGCCCCGACTCGGTCACGTGGAAGGTGTGGAGCTACCCCACCTCGCTGCTGATCGGCTTCTCGCGTGCGGTGACGATCGAGCACCTCGACCCGTTCCTGGCCGCCGCGGTGGACGCCACCGGGCAGGTCTACGCCCGCACCCGGCTGCGCTACGACCGGACCATGCAGTACTTCGCACTGGTGGCCTTCGGCGATGCCCGGTCCGTACTCGATGCCTCCGAGATCCTGGTCAAGATCCACTCCAAGGCGATAGGTACCGAGCCGATCACCAAGCGCCCGTTCGACGCGAACGACCCGCACTCGCAGCTGTGGATCCACCTGACCGCGTGGCACTCGATCCTCTACAGCTACGAGATGTACGGCCCCGGCAAGCTGTCGACCGCCGAGGAGAACCAGTACTGGGAGGAGTGCGCGCGGGCCGCGGAGTTCCAGACCATCAACCCCGACGACGTGCCCCGTACCCGCGAGGGCATCCGCGAGTACTTCGAGAGCAACCGCGCCGACCTCGTTGGCTCCGAAGTGGCGCAGAAGATGATGGATTACCTCGTCGACCTGGGCTATCACATCCTGCCGGAGCGGATGCCGCGCTGGATGCGCAAGGCGTTCAACATTCCGATGCGGGCCGCGATCATCGCCACCATGCCCCAGTGGATGCGGTTGTTGGGCGGCATCCCGCAGCGCCGGTTCGCCGATATCGCGGCCCGGGCGGTGGTCCGGCCGTTCCTCAAGGTCATCGCCGCCAATCCGCGCCTCGAATTGGCCGCCCTGGACCTCACCACCCCGCACACCACGCCGATCGTCGGCCCTACCCTGCTGGGCATTCCGGCCAGGAACACCGTCACCTACACCCCGGCCGAAGCCAGGGCCAAATGGGGCCGGAGCACACCTTTCCAGCAGTACGCTGCGATCATGGCCAAACGGGAGGAGGGCGTCGGCCCCACCCCGTACACCCACAACCACCATGACGCATTGGTGCAATTCGACAAGAGTGCGAGCTGA